Part of the Virgibacillus necropolis genome, CAAGGCTGCATCCTTCATACCGTAGCGAATGTTTTTTTCAACAGTCATGTGAGGAAATAATGCATATTCTTGAAATAAGTAGCCAATATTTCGTTTTTGAACTGACATAGGCTTTTCGTTCTGGTAAAGGAATCTATCATTTAATTTTATCGCTCCTGAATCTGGACGCGCAAGCCCTGCAATACAATTCAATAGCGTAGTTTTACCTGAACCAGATGGACCAAACAAGACAACGATTTCATTGCCTACGTTAAACTGTATATTCAATGAGAAGTTCTTCAGCCGTTTAGTGATATCTACTGTAAGCATCGCATAACCTCCATTATTTTTCGTTTGTAAACTTTAAAATGTTGCGTCCACTCCACCAATTCAACCATAAAATTGCACTGAATCCTATGATAAGCATACTAATTACCCAAAATACAGCTTTGTCCGTATTGCCTGACTCCACAGCAAAATAAATTGCAATCGGAATCGTATCTGTTTTATTTGGGATGTATCCTGCAATCATTAAGGTAGCTCCAAATTCACCTAGCGCTCTTGCAAAAGTTAGTACAAGCCCTGCTAGAAGTCCAGGCCATGCAAGTGGAAAAGAGATTGTCCAGAATACCCGCCATTTTGATCCTCCCATTGTATATGCAGCATTTTCAATATTAGAATCATAGGTTTGGAAAGCGGCTGATGCGCTCTGATACATTAATGGAAAGGAGACTACTGTGGCAGCTATCACAGCCCCTATCCATGTGAAAACAATCTGAAAATCAAATGTTTGTAATAAAAAACTTCCAATTGGTCCATTTTTTCCGAACATATATAATAAGCCGAAGCCAATGACTGTGGGTGGTAATACTAAAGGAAGCATTAAAACCGATTCGATAATTCGTTTTCCAGGAAATTGATTTCTTGCTACAAGTCTCGCAAAAAGTATTCCGAAAACAAGTACGATGCACGTGGCAATGCTAGCTATTTTTAACGATAAAATAAGCGGTGTATAGTTCATTGACACTCAGAACCTCCATATAAATCAGTTACTTTAAAAAACCATAATTTTCTAGAATAACCTGTGCTGAATCAGATTGAAGATATTCCACAAAGTCCTTTGCTAACTCTGGGTGTTCTGTTGTGGACATAACCGCGGCTGGATAAATGATTGGTGGATACAAGCTGGAATCGATTTCCATAAGTGCTTGAACATTTTCAGCGCGGTGAAGGTCAGTGCCATAGACAAACCCGATTTCTACGTTACCTGATTCCACATAGGTAAGTACTTGACGAACGTCTTTCGCGTAAACAAAGTGCCCAATAAGCTTGTCCGATAGACCTACATTAGTCAATGCTTCTTTAGCGTACTTTCCAGCTGGAACACTTTCAGGATTGCCTATCGCAATTTGTCCAAGGGAGTTTGGATTAATGTCCTTTAGTGAGTTTACCTTTTTATTTGAATCTTTGTGTGTTATCAAAACAAGGCTATTTTTTGCAAAATTCATCCGTGTATTAGGAGAAATCAGGTTATCATGCTCCAATACATCCATCCAGTATTGGTCAGCTGATAAAAACACATCAACAGGTGCGCCTTGCTGAATTTGTTGAGCTAGTTTACCAGAACCACTAAAATTAAGAGTAAGGTTTACATTAGGGTTCTCCGCCTCATAATCCTCACTAATTTTTTCAAGAGCGCCAGATAGGCTAGCGGCAGCAGAAATAAAAAGTTCTTTTTCCACTGTATCAGATGATTCACTACAGGCTACTAAGATTGAAAAAAGAAAACAAATAGCTACTAGTCGTTTTACCATTGTAGCCCTCCTTTATCCAGTTCGCTTTTTACGTTTCGGGTAAACTAGTATGGTTTTTAGTAAAACAAATAAAGAATAAATAAAGAAAACCCACAGCATACTATCATCGGTGGAAAATAGTAAGGCTGTAATGGTATAAATTAAAAATGGAATCGTTGTTGCATAGGCTGCAATTTTCCATAATAAAGGAAAGCGTATTTTTCTATTTAAGCTCTTAGCTACCCAAGTAAATGAATAGGCTACTACAGATAGAGTAACAAATACGATTATTGTTAACGGGAGATAGTAAAACATAAAGAAAAATATTAGTAAAAAAAATATGCCCATATCAGATCCTGGATCATTTAATTCAGTTATTCGCCCTAAAAATGCAGGTATAGCAACGATAGCCATGATAATGAACATATACACAACGGTTATATCCATTCCAATACGATTCAATTGAAATACAGCGTTTTTGCTTGGTAATTTAATGCTATGTAGAAAAGCTTTCCAGAATATCATAGGTTTTCATCCTTATTATATTTTTCACTCGCATGTACCATTATAGTAAAAATCAGCCATAAAGTCGCTCTTTGGCCATGAACAATTGATGACAGTTTAGATTCATTAGTCAATATTCGACAATTATTGCCCGGGAAATAATCGTTAATCATTACTTCTTTTAACAATTAGAACAAAAATCGTGTTATCATATTATAATGAGATTAAAATAGTTAATGGTTTTATATTATTAATGAGGTGCAATTATAGATGAATCGATCGAAAATACTAACGGATGGGGCACTTTTAACAGCGATTTATATTGTTTTGTTATTAATAACTGTTTTCGTCCCGTTAATTGAATTAGTTGCTATATTTTTATTACCTGTTCCATTTATTGTTTTTGCGTATAGATATGATTGGAAGCCAGCGCTAATTATGTTTGCTGCTTCTATTGTGTTATCTTCCATTTTTGCGACACTATTTTCTATACCCGCCACAGTTCTAATGGGACTAGGGGGATTAATGATAGGGAGTGCTATGCATAAAAAGCTAACACCATATGAAACATGGGCTCGTGGAACTCTCGGGTTTATTGTTGGTTTATTATTTATTTTTCTAACCAGTCAGCTGATTTTTAATGTGAATTGGATAAGTGAAATCGATACGATGATTGATGAATCTATGGGGATGAGTCAGAGCCTGATGGAGCAAGTTGGTCTAGGTGGTTCAGAGGAACAATTGGAAATGTTAGAACAACAGGCGAATATGCTGAAAGATTTAATCCCTGTTGGAGTAGCATTTATTGCAATTTTGTTAGCGTTTATTAGCCAGTGGTTTGGTTATAGATTAATTAACCGATTAGATAAGAAAAAATTTCATTTTCCACCATTTAGAGATTTAAGGTTACCAGTATCACTTGTTTGGATTTACTTTTTCGCATTAATTTTTACCATGTTCCAGTTTGACCCATCAAGCATTTTCTATCATGCAATTAATAATGTGCTTGTATTAGCTGGATTATTAATGACGCTCCAAGGATTTTCATTTATTTTTTTCTATACGCATCACAAAAACAAGTCAAAGGCAATTCCGATTGTTATTGTAATTGTGACCTTCCTATTGCCATTTCTTTTACTTTATCTTGTTCGTATTCTAGGTATAATAGATATAGGATTTCGGCTACGTGATCGCATTTCAAAAGATAAGAAATAGTTAGGAATAAGGTGTAGGAGTTGAATTCCATGCCAGATATGCAAAAAAAGCCAACACTAAGCAGACATTTATGGATAATTTACATTTTATCTATCATTTTGCTCGGGTTTATTTGGTACTTTCAATGGATAATCGGTCTTGTCATGACAGTTGTTCTAGTTGGATCTTTTTATTATAGTATTCGTACGGAAAAAACGTTAATGAATAAGACGGAGGAATATATATCAACGCTTTCACACCGGGTACGAAAAGTTGGTGAGGAAGCGTTATTAGAAATGCCAATTGGAATTGTGTTGTTTAACGATGATTACTTTATTGAGTGGGCAAACCCCTATATGAACCGATTCGCAGCTGAAGATACGTTAGTCGGAAAATCCTTAAATTTATTATCAGAGGAATTGATTCCGATGATAAAGGAACATAAAAACGAAATGTGGTTTCAGCTAGATGGGTATGAATTTCAAACTACTATTAAAAAAGAGGAACGGTTATTGTATCTGTTTGATCGAACGACGCAAACAGAAATTCAACAGCTTTATCATAATGAGCAAACAACGCTCTCTATTATTTTCTTAGATAACTATGATGAAATCACACAAAACTTGGATGATACGGTTAAAAGCCAGTTGAATTCAAAGGTTACGTCTGTATTAAATAACTGGGCTAATGAAACTGGGATGTATTTAAAGCGGACGTCACAGGATCGGTTTATTGCTGTGGGTACAAAAGAAATTTTAAACCAACTTGAAAAATCAAAGTTTGATATCTTAGATGAGGTTCGGGAGCTAAACGCTGAACGGAATATTCCTGTAACGCTTAGTATTGGGATTGGGCTTGGAAGTGTTGACCTTCCTGCAATTGGTGAATTAGCACAGTCAAGTCTTGACCTGGCATTAGGACGCGGAGGAGACCAGGTAGCAATTAAGGATGATACGGGAAAAGTTCGCTTTTATGGCGGGAAAACAAATCCAATGGAAAAGCGTACGCGTGTTAGAGCTAGGGTTATCTCGCATGCTTTAAAACAATTAGTAAAAGAAAGCGACAATGTTATTATTATGGGGCATAAAGCACCAGATATGGACTCTATAGGAGCGGCAATAGGAATTTTAAACATTGCGAAGACGAATGGTGTAGAAGGGTTTATCGTTTTTGATCCTGATGACGTTAGTACTGGTGTTTATCGATTAGTAGATGCGATCCGGGAAGAAGAAAGTCTATGGCAGCATTTTGTTGACCCAGAAGAGGCCGAGGATATTATTTCAAATCGGAGTTTGGTGGTAGTTGTAGATACCCATAAGCCAGCTCTTGTTTCAAATGAACGCTTGCTAAACAAAACAGAGTACAAAGTGGTAATTGATCACCATCGTCGAGCTGAGGAGTTCATTGCAAATCCTACATTGGTATACATGGAACCATATGCGTCATCAACAGCCGAACTAGTTACGGAATTACTTGAATATCAACCGAAAAGCCTTAAATTGAAAATGCTCGAAGCAACAGCGCTTTTAGCAGGAATTATAGTAGATACGAAAAGCTTCACATTACGAACAGGCTCGCGTACATTTGATGCGGCATCCTATTTACGATCGAAGGGTGCAGATACAATATTAGTACAACAGTTTATGAAAGAGGATTTAGAAATATATATAAAAAGAAGCAAGCTAATAGAACGTGCTGAGGTTTACCGTGACTCCATTGCTATTTCAAAAGGGAAGAATGGTGAAGTTTATGGTCCTGTATTAATTGCACAGGCTGCAGATACCCTCTTAACAATGAGCGGAATAAACGCATCATTTGTAATATCTGAGCGTAGTGATGATAAAATTGGAATTAGTGCTAGGTCACTAGGTGATGTAAATGTTCAAATTATCATGGAAAAAATGAACGGTGGAGGTCATTTGACCAACGCAGCCACTCAAATTGAAGATACTTCAATAGAAGATGCTGAAGCACTATTAAGAGATATACTTGAAGAGTATTTAGAAGGAGGAGACGTACAATGAAAGTGATTTTTGTAAAAGATGTAAAAGGTAAAGGTAAAAAAGGTGAAGTGAAAAATGTCTCTGACGGTTATGCACGAAACTATTTACTAAAAAATAAACTAGCTGAAGAAGCAAATGCGGGAAATATGAAAGCCTTAGAAGCAAAACAACGTAAGGAAGATCAAATTGAGCAAAAAGAAAAAGACGAAGCCATTGAGCTAAAAGATAGTTTAGCAGATTTAACGGTAGAAATGAAGGCAAAGTCGGGTGATGCAGGTCGTTTATTCGGATCCATTACAAGTAAACAAATTGCTGAGGCATTAGAAAAAGAGCATGGCTTTAAAATTGATAAACGTAAAATAGAACTAGACCAGCCAATACGCGCACTAGGTTATACAACAGTACCAGTTAAAATTCTTCCTGAGGTATCTGGTTCTATCAAGGTACATGTATCTGAACAAAAATAACTAAAAAGCTTTTTAGGCTCCTTACGCTGATCTTTTTCAACATTCAGGTGTGAGCCTTTCTTTTTGCACGTAAGGATACGCCTGTATAAGAAATAATTTTTAGTGGCTATCAGTATAAGTGCAACTAAAGATTTCAAAAAATACCTCTATGTGAGGGGGAATTAATATGAGTGACACATGGAATGACCGTACACCACCACATAATATAGAAGCAGAACAAGCGGTAATTGGGGCTATATTTTTAGAGCCAGAAGCATTTTCAAGTGCATCTGAACTTCTATTACCAGAAGACTTTTACCGAGCGAGTCATCAACGGATTTATGAAACGATGATGAAGCTTTCCGATAAAGGTGAACCAATTGATTTAGTGACTGTAACGACCTCATTATCCAATGCTAAAATACTGGATGAAGTGGGGGGAGTTTCTTATTTAACAGATGTGGCTGGAAGCGTACCAACCGCAGCTAATATTGGTTACTACAGTAAAATTGTGGAAGAAAAGTCGGTGTTACGCCGATTGATTCGTACTGCGACAGATATTGTGACCACAAGCTTTTCCAAGGAAGACGAGATAGAAGACGTTTTAAACGATGCTGAAAAAAATATTCTTGAAGTTTCCCACCGTAAAAATTCAGGTGCATTTCAAGCAATTAAAGATGTTTTAATTGATGTTTACGATAATATTGAAAGCTTACACCATCAAAATGCAGATCTAACAGGTGTTCCATCAGGTTTCCGTGATTTGGATCGTATTACATCTGGGTTTCAGCAAAACGATTTGATCATTATTGCTGCACGACCATCTGTTGGTAAAACCGCATTTGCTTTAAATATCGCACAAAACGTTGCAATTAATACCGATGAAAATGTGGCTATCTTTAGTCTCGAGATGGGTGCAGACCAGCTAGTTTCAAGGATGCTTTGTGCAGAAGGAAACATTGATGCTCAAAGGCTACGGACAGGAAGTCTTGAGGCGGAAGATTGGAGTAAGTTGACGATGGCGATGGGTAGTTTGTCAAACGCAGGGATCTATATTGACGACTCCCCTGGTATTCGTGTAAGTGAAATCCGCTCAAAATGTCGCCGCCTGAAGCAAGAGCATGGACTTGGCATGATTGTGATTGATTATCTACAACTAATTCAAGGAAGTGCAAACTCACGTGATAACAGACAACAAGAAGTTTCCGAAATTTCTCGTTCATTAAAAGGACTAGCACGTGAGTTAAATGTCCCTCTTATTGCATTGTCACAGCTATCCCGTGGCGTGGAACAACGTCAGGATAAGCGGCCAATGATGTCTGACTTACGCGAATCTGGAAGTATTGAGCAAGATGCAGATATCGTTGGATTTTTATATCGTGATGATTACTATGATTCCGAATCAGAAAAACAAAATATAATTGAAATCATTATTTCAAAACAGCGTAACGGTCCAGTTGGGAATGTTGAATTAGCATTTGTTAAGGAATATAACAAATTCGTTGATTTAGATCACCGGTATCAAGAAAGTGATATTCCACCAGTTCCTATGCAGGCTTAAGCGAGGTGTGTCTCATTATTCGAGGCACACTTTTTTTGATTGTAGGCATAAGAAACTAGGCATAACGAGAGAGTACATTTGATAAATCGGAATAACAACTGATAAATAACTCTTTTAGCTATTGGTTTGCCGAACGTTAAAGTAATCATATAATGCAATGTTCGTATTTTAACTTGACTATTTTGTGTACAATTGATAAAATTACGCTGTTACTTACTAAAATACAAATGATAATACAGTGGAGGTGCACTATGTCCTCAGTAGTTGTAGTTGGAACACAGTGGGGAGACGAGGGAAAAGGTAAGATTACCGATTTTCTTTCTCAGAATGCAGAATTAGTTGCAAGATACCAGGGTGGTAATAACGCTGGGCATACGATTAAGTTTGATGGAATTACGTACAAATTGCATTTAATCCCATCTGGAATTTTCTTTCCAGATAAAATTTGTGTATTAGGGAACGGAATGGTTATTGATCCGAAAGCGTTTGTTGCGGAGCTTGCGTATCTTCATGAGCGTAATGTTACAACAGATAATTTACGAATTAGTAACCGGGCGCACATCATTTTACCGTACCATTTAAAACTAGATATTCTTCAAGAAGAAGAAAAAGGTATCAATAAAATAGGAACAACTAAAAAGGGGATTGGACCAGCATATATGGACAAGGCAGCACGTGTTGGAATCCGTATCGCTGATCTTCTAGACAAAGAAACGTTCCGAGCAAAAGTAGAACAAAATGTTACAGAGAAAAACCGCTTATTTGAAAAAGTATATGAAGTTGACCCAGTAAGCATAGACGCGATTGTCGATGAGTATTATGAATACGGGCAGCAACTTGCTAAGTATGTCGTGGATACATCGGTCGTATTAAATGATGCGCTTGATGATGGACGTCGTGTGTTGTTTGAAGGTGCTCAAGGGGTAATGCTTGATATTGATCAAGGAACATATCCGTTTGTTACGTCTTCCAACCCAATTGCAGGCGGTGTTACTATCGGTTCTGGTGTTGGACCAACGAAAATCAATCACGTTGTTGGTGTATCAAAGGCTTATACAACTCGTGTTGGTGATGGACCGTTTCCAACTGAATTACATGACGCGATTGGTGATCAAATTCGTGAAGTTGGCCGTGAATATGGAACGACTACAGGAAGACCGCGCCGCGTAGGTTGGTTCGATAGTGTTGTTGTAAGACATGCTAGACGTGTCAGTGGAATCACAGATTTATCGCTTAACTCACTAGACGTACTAACCGGAATTGAAACCTTGAAAATATGTGTTTCCTACAAGTATAAAGGACAAGTGATGAATGAATTTCCTGCAAGCCTAGCCGTTTTGGCTGACTGTGAACCAGTATACGAGGAAATGCCTGGTTGGACAGAGGACATTACTGGAGTTAAGAGTCTTCATGAGTTACCTGCGAATGCACGTCATTACTTGGAGCGTATTTCTCAGTTAACAGAGATTCCTTTATCAATTTTCTCAGTTGGACCGGACAGAATGCAAACAAATGTAGTACGAAGTGTATATAGCTCCTGATTTGTGAGAAGTAAATCACTTATAGAGGATGTTCAAAAATTCACCAAATGGTAAATGGCGAACTACTTGTTTCTAATTTGCTGACTTTTTGAACAATGCACTTATAATTGAATGATACAACAGAGACTAACTCACTAATTATATGATGAGTTGGTCTTTTTTCCCGTTCTACGCTTTTCTTTGTGTAGAATAAGACATTTAGGCTAAAGTACGCTAAAATAGAGAATAAGAATGTCTTAAAAGGATGTGTCGGAAATGAGTCAAAAAATATTAGTAGTAGATGATGAACAGCCAATTGCAGATATATTAAAATTCAATTTAGAAAAAGAAGGATATGAAGTGGTTTGTGCCTATGATGGAGATGAAGCGGTCGAGCTTGCTGAGTCGGAAAAACCAGACTTGGTCCTATTAGATATTATGCTACCAAATAGAGACGGAAATGAAGTATGCCGTGAGATTCGCAAAACGCAGTCCATGCCAATTATTATGCTAACAGCGAAGGATTCAGAAATTGATAAGGTATTGGGACTTGAGCTTGGTGCAGATGACTATGTGACAAAGCCATTCAGTAACCGTGAACTCGTTGCAAGAGTCAAGGCGAATCTTCGTCGTCAACAAACAGTTCCAGATGATTCGGTGAAAACAACAAAGGACATAGTTATTGGTAGTTTGGTGATTCATCCAGATGCTTATGCTGTATCGCGTGATGGAGAACAAGTTGAACTAACTCATCGTGAATTTGAACTTCTTCATTATCTAGCAAGGCATATAGGTCAAGTTATGACCCGTGAGCATTTGCTTGAAACAGTGTGGGGATATGATTATTTTGGAGATGTTCGAACAGTCGACGTGACTGTGCGTCGATTACGTGAAAAAATTGAAGAAAGCCCAAGTAATCCAACTTGGATTGTTACACGTAGAGGTGTTGGGTATTATTTACGAAATCCTGAGCAGGAGTAGGTTTTTATGAAGAAGGTAGGCTTCTTTCGGTCCATACAATTAAAGTTCATTATAATCTTTATTTTACTTCTGCTTGTTGCGATCCAGGTAATTGGATCATATTTTGTAGGGAACTTGGAGAAAAATCTAACGGATAGCTTCAAGCAATCCGTTAATAGTCAAGTGGACTACTTAAAACTTAATTTGGAACAGGCCTTTGCAGAGAAGCGTGTAGAAGGCGCTGATGAACAAACGTTAGAGGATGAAGTACAAGAAATTGTGAGTGGTGTGGATCGAGATGATATTACGAGCTTCCAAGTTGTTAACCTACAGGGTGTAATTATAGGTACCAATGATTATACAGACAATATTGGCAGAAAAACGAACAATAGATATGTTCAAGATGTTTTGCAAGATGTCTCGGTATATCGAAATACAATAGAGAGAGTATTTTATAGAGCTGTACCACTTAAAGATAATGCTGGTGAGGTAGTAGGTGCAATATATTTAGAAGCTTCCATGGATAGTGTGTACAAGCAGCTTAAAGACATTAATCAAATTTTCCTAAAAGGATCGATATTAGCTGTTACAGTATCAGCTTTATTGGCTGTATTGATTGCTAGAACTATTACGAAGCCCATTAAGGAAATGCGTCGACAAGCTCAAACCATGGCAAAAAGTGATTTTTCACAGAAGGTAAATGTCTATAGCTCAGATGAAATTGGTAATCTAGCTGAAACGTTTAATGACCTGAATGACAAATTAAAGCATTCACAGGCAACGACTGAAGAAGAGCGCAGAAAGTTGAGTTCTGTTCTCTCAAACATGTCTGATGGTGTAATCGCAACAGACCATAAGGGCGCTGTCACATTAATGAACGAGGCGGCGGCTAAATTGATTGAAAAAGATCCAGATGATGTAAAAGGTGTTTTTTTACTAGATGTTATACAGTTAAGTGAAAAAGTAGTCGATATCTCAGATTTACAGGATACTGGGTCAATGATCATTGACTATAGTGAGGAAGATGAGACTTTTCTTATTCGAGCAAACTTCTCGATTATTTCCGATGAAGATGAAGAAGTCACTGGATTTATTACAGTAATAAGTGACGTAACAGAGCAGGAAAAGGCTGAACAAGAACGGCGTGAATTTGTATCCAATGTATCACATGAGCTAAGGACACCATTAACAACGATGCGTAGTTACATTGAAGCATTGACAGAGGGCGCTTGGGAAGACAAAGAGATTGCCCCGAAATTTCTAGGTGTTACCCAAAATGAAACAGAGCGAATGATTCGAATGGTAAACGATCTCCTGCAGCTGTCAAAAATGGATCATAAAGATTATGGATTGCACAAAGAGCGCACAGAATTTAGTGCATATTTTCATCATATTATCGATCGTTTTGAGATGAATGTTGCGGAAAGGATTAATCTAAAAAGAGATTTACCCAGTGGACAGTACTTTGTCTATTTAGATAAAGATAAGATGACACAGGTTTTGGATAATATTATTTCAAATGCTATTAAATTTTCCCCAAATGGTGGCTCGATCCGATTTAGGGTAGAAAAACAAAAATACCAATTAGTAATAAGCATTCAAGATGACGGGCCAGGAATTGCTTATGAAAAACTTGATAAGATATTTGAGCGGTTTTATCGCGCGGATAAAGCACGGAACCGTAAGCTTGGAGGGACTGGCTTAGGTCTTGCAATTGCAAAGGAACTAGTTGAGGCACATCACGGTAAGATTTGGGCAAAAAGCAAAGAAGGTAAGGGGACAACCATTCTCTTTACACTTCCGCTAATGAACCAGAAGCGGAGGAATCTATCATGAAGTTAGAAATGATTAAATCCTTTATACTAACCTTTTTAGTGGGAATTAGTTTATTGCTTACATTTGGTCTTTGGAGTTATGAACCAAATAATGAACCTAACACGGGTCAAAAACTTCAAAATGTTGTAGATATTGGCGGTCAAGGGGATTTAGAAAAACAAGACCTCATTAGACCTAGCTCCATAATATTTCATGCGAATAATGAACATTATGGTTTTGCTGACCCAGGTGATATGCTCTCTCTATACGAGGACATACAATTTTGGACACTATATGATTTTCAACTAACACAAGAAAAAGAACAATCTTTGCATACCGAACAAGTAGAGATTGATTTTCCTACAGCTATTCCAATGGAAGCTTTGCGTAGTCTTTTAACAATTAGCAATGTCGATTCAATTACATTACCCACATGGTCCTTTGACCAAATCATTATTACATTCAACCAAAGACGTGAAATATTGGAAGTACATTTTATTTCAGAGAATAATCGTCAACAAGCAACAGCTCTAGTAAACAACCCAGATAAATATAATAAGTTGTGGGCTTATATTACAGAAAAAAAAGGTTTAAGCGAATTAATAGCTTTTGATACTGGTGAAAAGTCAATATACATTCCACTCAACGATGTTACATTAGATAGAAGACAGTATACTGTAGATTATATTGACCCAACTAAATTAGTGAGTGCACTATTTCCCGAAACTACGTTAGTAAGTGAATCAGGTAATTACTATAATGATGGGACTCGAGAATTGCGTGTACTAAATAATTTTCTGAGTATGCGGTTTATCAATTCGGCACTTCAGGAATCCGAATATACCCGAATTCCTGTACTAGATTTACTGAATTTTAGTATTAGGAATATAAATGATCATAAAGGGTGGACAGGTGACTATAAACTTATAAAGATTGATCCACAGTCAAATATGGTACGTTACCAAATGTATTATGAGGGTTATCCTACTTTTAGTAATGCTAACCTATCAATTATCGAACAATATTGGAGAGGAAAAGACGGGGATCTATATCAATATAATCGACCATTAATCAGTCTGAAAGGTGTTTTACCAGAAGCTGAAGAGGTAACACTTAAGTCTGGTCTTGAATTAATTTCTTATTTAGAACGTAATTATTCAGCTGGGCAAGGTCTTGCAAGAATACAGGATATTAAAATAGGTTATCAGTATACGTATAACTCTGATTTATCTTCTGCCATTTTAAACCCAGCATGGTTTATGAAGATAGGTAATGAATGGGAATTGATTAATTTTGAACCGATAAAAGGGGGGGAAGTGGATGCAATGGAGCCAAATTAAAACGTTATTTATCCTTTGCTTTCTCGTCCTTGATGTGTATTTACTTATTCAGTTTTCACAAAAACAAGATAAAGAAGAAAATGATGTATCAAAACAAGAACAAGCAGCAACGATTGAAGAAAATCTTAGAGCAGAGAATATAAAAATTTCAGCTAATCTATCGGGTGAAGATCTAAAAGGTTCTTATATATCCGTTAAGAAACAACTATTTACTGAAGAATCTAGTAAAACGGTCAAGGCAGCAGAAAACCAGGAAACAGCAATCATTGATAAAGAGTTTATCATTTCTAGACTAAAGGAACCTGCTAAAATACAAGAAGACGCAACAGAAGATGAAATAACTGAACTTGTAAAAAGTAAATTAACACTTATTTCTCCTGACAGCTACGTTTTTTGGGATTGGAATAAAGAACTAAATATGTTAGTTTTTTTTCAGAAAAAAAACGACCGTCCTATTTACTTTAATCCAAATGGTATCATTTTTGTATTCCTGAATGATAAAAATGAAATTGACTTTTATACCCAAACGCTACTAGGAGAGGTAGAAGAACAGGAAAGTCAGAAATTGTTATCAAAACCAATCGAGGCAATAAAAGTTTTATTTCAAAGGAATGAATTAAATCCCGACGAAGAAGTAACAAAGGCTGATATCGGATATTACACAAGACTTCCCCTTGAAAATGTAACACAAGTATTTGCACCAACATGGAAAATAACTGTTGATAATGAAATGAATTACTTCGTTAATGCCCTTGAAGGAACTGTATTTTCAAGTAACGATGTTGAATTTCTAATTAAATCAGTGTCAACTATCGTTTCAAAAGTAAATCAGATTGATAAT contains:
- a CDS encoding sulfate/molybdate ABC transporter ATP-binding protein, with the protein product MLTVDITKRLKNFSLNIQFNVGNEIVVLFGPSGSGKTTLLNCIAGLARPDSGAIKLNDRFLYQNEKPMSVQKRNIGYLFQEYALFPHMTVEKNIRYGMKDAALVENLVDVVGIRSLMDSYPRQISGGEKQRVALIRALAMKPDALLLDEPFSSLDEKTRIECQDELIRLHNTWNIPIIMVTHNYDEATKVGNRIIKMKSGKTVQVI
- the modB gene encoding molybdate ABC transporter permease subunit; amino-acid sequence: MNYTPLILSLKIASIATCIVLVFGILFARLVARNQFPGKRIIESVLMLPLVLPPTVIGFGLLYMFGKNGPIGSFLLQTFDFQIVFTWIGAVIAATVVSFPLMYQSASAAFQTYDSNIENAAYTMGGSKWRVFWTISFPLAWPGLLAGLVLTFARALGEFGATLMIAGYIPNKTDTIPIAIYFAVESGNTDKAVFWVISMLIIGFSAILWLNWWSGRNILKFTNEK
- the modA gene encoding molybdate ABC transporter substrate-binding protein, yielding MVKRLVAICFLFSILVACSESSDTVEKELFISAAASLSGALEKISEDYEAENPNVNLTLNFSGSGKLAQQIQQGAPVDVFLSADQYWMDVLEHDNLISPNTRMNFAKNSLVLITHKDSNKKVNSLKDINPNSLGQIAIGNPESVPAGKYAKEALTNVGLSDKLIGHFVYAKDVRQVLTYVESGNVEIGFVYGTDLHRAENVQALMEIDSSLYPPIIYPAAVMSTTEHPELAKDFVEYLQSDSAQVILENYGFLK
- a CDS encoding YybS family protein; protein product: MNRSKILTDGALLTAIYIVLLLITVFVPLIELVAIFLLPVPFIVFAYRYDWKPALIMFAASIVLSSIFATLFSIPATVLMGLGGLMIGSAMHKKLTPYETWARGTLGFIVGLLFIFLTSQLIFNVNWISEIDTMIDESMGMSQSLMEQVGLGGSEEQLEMLEQQANMLKDLIPVGVAFIAILLAFISQWFGYRLINRLDKKKFHFPPFRDLRLPVSLVWIYFFALIFTMFQFDPSSIFYHAINNVLVLAGLLMTLQGFSFIFFYTHHKNKSKAIPIVIVIVTFLLPFLLLYLVRILGIIDIGFRLRDRISKDKK
- a CDS encoding DHH family phosphoesterase is translated as MPDMQKKPTLSRHLWIIYILSIILLGFIWYFQWIIGLVMTVVLVGSFYYSIRTEKTLMNKTEEYISTLSHRVRKVGEEALLEMPIGIVLFNDDYFIEWANPYMNRFAAEDTLVGKSLNLLSEELIPMIKEHKNEMWFQLDGYEFQTTIKKEERLLYLFDRTTQTEIQQLYHNEQTTLSIIFLDNYDEITQNLDDTVKSQLNSKVTSVLNNWANETGMYLKRTSQDRFIAVGTKEILNQLEKSKFDILDEVRELNAERNIPVTLSIGIGLGSVDLPAIGELAQSSLDLALGRGGDQVAIKDDTGKVRFYGGKTNPMEKRTRVRARVISHALKQLVKESDNVIIMGHKAPDMDSIGAAIGILNIAKTNGVEGFIVFDPDDVSTGVYRLVDAIREEESLWQHFVDPEEAEDIISNRSLVVVVDTHKPALVSNERLLNKTEYKVVIDHHRRAEEFIANPTLVYMEPYASSTAELVTELLEYQPKSLKLKMLEATALLAGIIVDTKSFTLRTGSRTFDAASYLRSKGADTILVQQFMKEDLEIYIKRSKLIERAEVYRDSIAISKGKNGEVYGPVLIAQAADTLLTMSGINASFVISERSDDKIGISARSLGDVNVQIIMEKMNGGGHLTNAATQIEDTSIEDAEALLRDILEEYLEGGDVQ
- the rplI gene encoding 50S ribosomal protein L9, which codes for MKVIFVKDVKGKGKKGEVKNVSDGYARNYLLKNKLAEEANAGNMKALEAKQRKEDQIEQKEKDEAIELKDSLADLTVEMKAKSGDAGRLFGSITSKQIAEALEKEHGFKIDKRKIELDQPIRALGYTTVPVKILPEVSGSIKVHVSEQK